One Sphingomonas sp. SUN039 genomic window carries:
- a CDS encoding TonB-dependent receptor, producing MTKAQKALLLAGTGLFAVAQPAFAQTPQAASADGATEDVITVTARKREENLIDVPLPVSVATAAQLARDQIYNVTDLQRITPALEISQTSGGETNGGGRLRGLGTGVFNPSVAPSVALVVDQVPVGNLNFPQIFDLAQVEVLRGPQGTLFGQGASAGVINMTTVAPTTDRIKSSVAVDYANKGTGGSEVGELVLRSAINLPLGDDAAIRVAAQYKRETGLQRSKTTGRENVIEDYGVRARVLLRPSERVTVNLIGEYAKEVQDGQTFFAIAIAPNGTTPFGPPGGTIGGISTGAYTSPTGCNVVITQRAEEYCEDIPTFMTLNTGGISGIIDWELNDNLTLTSVTGYRERGFTQYTRDFSRLTGAPAARQEKAQEDSRGFNQELRLAYTGSSLDVVGGVYYNDFRFNRKPLGAGPYAFGNNLQGNRTGFSVCTAAGFFCPVPTSFTIEQTTNRTIAVFTDATLKLGDQFNIFGGLRYSDYKNLTLTGVNTLVPTTAFTTTDSNLSGRIGVSYRPNAGTNIYASYSRGYKPPAVGSNPAGALFQLLPESADTFELGAKFGISRFQLAANVFYTKLKNFQSQTSVFVGTALVSQPLNVPSVTSKGFELTIQGRILPGLSVNGGYQYNDITFPTGYVGDDGGNLGGTQFLNAPKHKFTLSTDYAVPFGDTVEGFLNANLVYKSEVLLASRADPRYRFPAHELINLGIGIRGRGEAGWSASIFVRNLTKSREPTAFLASTFAGQADGGIRAWPVAGLTARVVGVRAGFDF from the coding sequence ATGACCAAGGCACAGAAGGCGTTGCTGCTCGCGGGGACTGGCCTGTTCGCGGTGGCACAGCCCGCGTTCGCACAGACACCTCAAGCCGCATCGGCGGACGGCGCGACCGAGGACGTCATCACCGTCACCGCGCGCAAACGCGAGGAAAACCTGATCGACGTGCCGCTGCCCGTCAGCGTCGCCACCGCCGCCCAGCTCGCGCGCGACCAGATCTACAACGTCACCGACCTGCAGCGGATCACGCCCGCGCTCGAGATCAGCCAGACTTCCGGCGGCGAAACCAACGGCGGCGGACGCCTGCGCGGTCTCGGCACCGGCGTGTTCAACCCCAGCGTTGCCCCATCAGTGGCGCTCGTCGTCGACCAGGTGCCGGTCGGCAACCTCAACTTCCCGCAAATCTTCGACCTGGCGCAGGTCGAGGTTCTGCGCGGGCCGCAAGGCACGCTGTTCGGCCAGGGCGCATCGGCGGGCGTCATCAACATGACGACCGTCGCGCCGACCACCGACCGGATCAAGTCATCGGTCGCGGTCGATTACGCCAACAAGGGCACCGGCGGCTCCGAAGTGGGTGAACTTGTCCTGCGCAGCGCGATCAACCTGCCGCTCGGCGATGACGCAGCGATCCGCGTAGCGGCACAGTACAAACGCGAAACCGGTCTCCAGCGCAGCAAAACAACCGGTCGCGAGAATGTCATCGAGGATTACGGCGTCCGTGCGCGCGTACTGCTCAGGCCCAGCGAGCGGGTGACCGTCAACCTGATCGGCGAATATGCCAAGGAAGTGCAGGACGGCCAGACCTTCTTCGCTATCGCGATTGCGCCCAATGGCACGACGCCCTTCGGCCCTCCCGGCGGAACCATCGGTGGTATCTCGACAGGTGCCTACACCAGCCCGACGGGCTGCAACGTCGTGATAACGCAGCGGGCCGAGGAATATTGCGAAGACATCCCGACTTTCATGACGCTGAACACCGGCGGCATTTCGGGCATCATCGATTGGGAACTTAACGATAATCTGACGCTCACATCGGTTACCGGTTATCGCGAGCGCGGCTTCACCCAGTATACGCGCGATTTCTCCCGCCTGACCGGCGCGCCGGCCGCGCGGCAGGAGAAAGCGCAGGAGGACAGCCGCGGCTTCAATCAGGAACTGCGCTTGGCCTACACGGGGAGCAGCCTGGATGTTGTCGGGGGCGTTTACTACAACGACTTCCGCTTCAACCGAAAGCCGCTCGGCGCCGGACCCTATGCGTTCGGCAACAACCTTCAGGGCAACCGCACGGGATTCAGCGTTTGCACGGCAGCGGGCTTCTTCTGCCCGGTGCCGACGAGCTTCACTATCGAGCAGACGACCAATCGGACAATCGCGGTATTTACCGATGCCACGCTGAAGCTTGGCGATCAGTTCAACATCTTTGGTGGCCTGCGCTATTCGGACTACAAAAACCTGACGCTCACCGGCGTAAACACGCTTGTCCCGACAACGGCCTTCACGACGACCGACAGCAATCTGTCAGGCCGCATTGGCGTCAGCTATCGTCCGAATGCCGGGACCAATATCTATGCGTCCTATTCGCGTGGCTACAAGCCGCCGGCCGTCGGCTCCAACCCGGCGGGGGCGCTGTTCCAGCTGCTGCCCGAATCGGCCGATACGTTCGAACTCGGCGCGAAGTTCGGGATCAGCCGCTTCCAGCTCGCCGCCAACGTTTTTTACACCAAGCTCAAGAACTTTCAGAGCCAGACGAGCGTCTTTGTCGGCACTGCGCTGGTGTCGCAGCCGCTGAACGTGCCGAGCGTCACGTCGAAGGGCTTCGAGCTAACCATCCAGGGCCGCATTCTGCCGGGCCTGTCGGTCAACGGGGGTTATCAGTATAACGATATCACTTTCCCGACCGGCTATGTCGGCGACGACGGCGGCAATCTGGGCGGTACCCAGTTCCTGAATGCGCCGAAGCACAAGTTCACGTTGTCGACCGATTATGCGGTGCCGTTCGGCGACACGGTCGAGGGCTTCCTGAACGCCAACCTCGTTTACAAGAGCGAAGTGCTGCTCGCCTCGCGCGCCGACCCGCGTTACCGTTTCCCGGCACACGAGTTGATCAACCTCGGCATCGGCATACGCGGGCGCGGCGAGGCGGGATGGTCGGCATCGATTTTCGTCCGCAACCTGACCAAGTCGCGCGAGCCGACTGCTTTTCTTGCCAGCACCTTTGCCGGGCAAGCCGATGGCGGCATCCGCGCTTGGCCGGTGGCGGGCCTGACCGCGCGGGTCGTTGGCGTGCGGGCCGGGTTCGACTTCTAG
- a CDS encoding glycosyl hydrolase yields MQRAVKLALLAASSMLATGVAADPLADGFRSPPQSARPRVWWHWMNGNVTKDGIAKDMAWMKRIGIGGLQNFDANLRTPQIVKDRLVYMTPAWKDAFRFTATEADRLGLELAIAASPGWSETGGPWVPPADGLKKLVWSETQIVGGKPFKGKLAPPPQTTGPFGNIAPATGIEEMISGERAAAPPQHYGEVRVLAWPVTSASALIPVAAQDGSGKALDISRLADGDLAQGVDIPRGSSGANPVVTLDYGKPVTARSVSMFAPGAAMMFVGALYSPRLEASDNGTDWRQVADFETAQVPVTTAIAPVTARYFRVEFFRKKGLGIQLGAAAPGLAMGGDIFSSMGAAMMAKPMTIGDLRLTGDARIDRYETKAGFSLSQDYYALTAPADGAAGIAPGAVLDLTDRLKADGSLDWTPPRLANGGNWRVVRFGYSLLGTTNHPAPPEATGLEVDKFDGAAVQRYLDHYIGMYKDASGGQLGSRGVRAILTDSIEVGAANWTPQMIAQFKKLRGYDPVPWFPALTGTLVGTRAQSDAFLYDYRRTLGDLMASEHYGTVARVAHANGLSVYGEALEDKRPSLGDDMSMRRHADVPMAAMWTHSREEGPKKTYLADIKGAASVAHIYGQNLVAAESLTASMNPWNYAPSDLRPVIDLEFVTGVNRPVIHTSVHQPVDDKVPGLSLFIFGQYFNRHETWAELAKPWVDYMARTSLLLQEGRNVADVAYFYGEEGPLTGLYGEQVVADAPKTHAYDFVNFDALVGALANEGNELVTPGGARYRALYLGGSSRMMTLAALKRIAALAEGGATIVGKAPEGSPSLSGDAAEYAALVAKLWAPRSDVLTLNVGKGRVIGTNNIAEALGSIGVASDFAFTGAEGAEVPFVHRKLSDGDAWFLVNRKNRAESIEARFRVTGKVPELWHADTGTSEPVSYRTENGQTVIALDLAPEESVFVVFRKPAVADSLMLKKLVPSEVGQVAGPWTVTFEAGRGAPASTTMTSLAPLETNADPGIKYFSGVASYGSTFTAPKGWKTGQPLWLDLGKVKELAEVRVNGKLAGSAWHAPYRIDVSAFAKPGTNQLDIRVANLWVNRLIGDQQPGATKVTYTSMPTYRADAPLRPSGLIGPVTLVGER; encoded by the coding sequence ATGCAAAGGGCTGTAAAACTGGCGCTGCTCGCGGCGTCGTCGATGCTGGCAACGGGTGTTGCCGCCGATCCTCTGGCCGACGGATTCCGGTCGCCGCCGCAAAGCGCGCGGCCCCGGGTCTGGTGGCACTGGATGAACGGCAATGTGACCAAGGACGGTATCGCCAAGGACATGGCCTGGATGAAGCGTATCGGCATCGGCGGATTGCAGAACTTCGACGCCAATCTCCGGACGCCGCAAATCGTCAAGGACCGGCTGGTTTATATGACCCCTGCCTGGAAAGACGCGTTCAGGTTCACCGCCACCGAGGCCGACCGGCTCGGGCTGGAACTGGCGATTGCGGCTTCGCCCGGCTGGTCCGAAACCGGCGGGCCGTGGGTACCCCCGGCGGACGGACTCAAGAAGCTGGTCTGGAGCGAGACGCAGATTGTGGGTGGCAAGCCATTCAAGGGCAAACTCGCCCCGCCGCCGCAGACGACCGGGCCGTTCGGCAACATTGCCCCCGCCACTGGCATCGAAGAGATGATCAGCGGTGAAAGGGCTGCGGCCCCGCCGCAGCACTATGGTGAGGTGCGGGTGCTGGCATGGCCGGTGACCAGCGCAAGCGCGCTGATCCCGGTTGCCGCACAGGACGGGAGCGGCAAGGCGCTTGATATCTCGCGCCTCGCGGATGGCGATCTGGCCCAGGGCGTCGATATTCCGCGCGGCAGCAGCGGTGCCAACCCGGTCGTCACGCTCGACTATGGAAAACCGGTGACCGCGCGCAGCGTTTCGATGTTCGCGCCCGGCGCAGCGATGATGTTCGTCGGTGCACTCTATTCGCCGCGCCTCGAAGCCAGCGACAACGGCACCGACTGGCGGCAAGTCGCCGATTTCGAGACAGCGCAGGTACCGGTCACGACCGCCATCGCGCCCGTTACCGCACGCTATTTCCGGGTCGAGTTTTTCCGCAAGAAGGGGCTTGGTATCCAGCTCGGTGCGGCGGCGCCGGGCCTCGCCATGGGCGGCGACATCTTTTCGAGCATGGGCGCGGCGATGATGGCCAAGCCGATGACGATCGGCGATCTGCGACTGACCGGCGATGCGCGGATCGACCGCTATGAGACCAAGGCCGGTTTCTCGCTGTCGCAGGATTATTACGCGCTGACCGCGCCCGCCGATGGCGCCGCCGGGATTGCCCCAGGCGCGGTGCTCGACCTGACCGACAGGCTGAAGGCAGATGGGTCGCTCGACTGGACTCCGCCGCGCCTGGCCAATGGGGGGAACTGGCGTGTCGTCCGCTTCGGCTATTCGCTGCTCGGCACTACCAACCACCCGGCCCCGCCCGAGGCCACTGGCCTGGAGGTCGACAAGTTCGATGGCGCGGCGGTGCAGCGCTACCTCGATCACTATATCGGCATGTACAAGGATGCCTCGGGCGGCCAGCTCGGCTCACGGGGCGTCCGGGCAATCCTGACCGACTCGATCGAAGTCGGCGCGGCGAACTGGACACCGCAGATGATCGCGCAGTTCAAAAAGCTGCGTGGGTATGACCCGGTGCCATGGTTCCCGGCGCTCACCGGGACGCTTGTCGGCACGCGCGCGCAGTCGGACGCGTTCCTCTACGACTATCGCCGTACCCTCGGCGATCTGATGGCGTCCGAGCATTACGGCACTGTTGCCCGCGTCGCGCATGCGAACGGCCTGTCGGTCTATGGCGAGGCGCTGGAGGACAAGCGCCCCTCGCTCGGTGACGACATGTCCATGCGCCGCCACGCCGATGTGCCGATGGCGGCGATGTGGACTCACAGCCGCGAAGAAGGGCCGAAGAAGACCTACCTCGCCGACATCAAGGGTGCTGCCTCGGTTGCGCATATCTACGGCCAGAATCTGGTTGCGGCGGAATCGCTGACTGCCTCGATGAACCCGTGGAACTATGCGCCGAGCGATCTGCGGCCGGTGATCGATCTGGAATTCGTCACCGGGGTCAATCGCCCGGTGATCCACACCTCGGTCCACCAGCCGGTCGATGACAAGGTCCCGGGGCTGTCACTGTTCATCTTCGGCCAGTATTTCAACCGGCACGAAACCTGGGCCGAGCTTGCCAAGCCATGGGTCGATTACATGGCGCGGACGTCATTGCTGCTTCAAGAGGGACGCAACGTCGCGGATGTCGCCTATTTCTACGGTGAGGAAGGCCCGCTGACCGGGCTTTACGGCGAACAGGTCGTTGCCGATGCGCCCAAGACCCACGCCTATGACTTCGTCAATTTCGATGCGCTGGTCGGCGCGCTGGCGAACGAGGGCAATGAACTGGTTACCCCCGGTGGGGCGCGGTACAGGGCGCTTTACCTCGGCGGCTCCTCGCGGATGATGACGCTCGCCGCACTCAAACGGATTGCCGCACTGGCCGAGGGCGGCGCGACGATTGTCGGTAAAGCACCTGAAGGCAGCCCGAGCCTTTCCGGGGATGCGGCAGAATATGCGGCATTGGTCGCGAAGCTTTGGGCACCGCGTTCGGATGTGCTGACTCTCAACGTCGGCAAGGGGCGGGTGATTGGCACGAACAATATCGCCGAGGCTCTAGGGTCAATCGGCGTAGCATCGGACTTCGCCTTCACCGGTGCCGAGGGTGCGGAGGTGCCGTTCGTCCACCGCAAGCTGTCGGATGGCGACGCGTGGTTCCTCGTCAACCGCAAGAACCGCGCCGAGTCCATCGAGGCCCGCTTTCGTGTCACCGGCAAGGTGCCCGAGCTATGGCACGCCGATACTGGCACCAGCGAGCCAGTCAGCTACCGCACCGAAAACGGCCAGACCGTGATCGCGCTCGACCTAGCGCCGGAAGAGTCGGTCTTCGTGGTGTTCCGCAAGCCTGCCGTCGCCGACTCGCTGATGCTCAAGAAGCTCGTGCCGAGCGAAGTCGGACAGGTGGCCGGTCCATGGACAGTCACGTTCGAGGCGGGCCGGGGCGCGCCAGCTTCGACCACGATGACGTCGCTTGCGCCGCTCGAAACCAACGCCGATCCCGGAATCAAATATTTCTCGGGTGTCGCCAGCTATGGGAGCACATTTACCGCGCCCAAGGGCTGGAAAACGGGTCAGCCGCTGTGGCTCGATCTCGGGAAGGTCAAGGAACTCGCCGAGGTCCGCGTGAACGGCAAGCTTGCTGGCAGCGCCTGGCATGCGCCCTACCGGATCGATGTGTCGGCTTTCGCCAAGCCCGGAACCAACCAGCTCGACATCCGTGTTGCCAATCTGTGGGTCAATCGCCTGATCGGCGATCAGCAGCCGGGGGCAACGAAGGTGACCTACACCTCCATGCCGACCTATCGCGCCGACGCGCCGCTGCGCCCCTCGGGGTTGATCGGACCGGTGACTTTGGTCGGCGAACGATAG
- a CDS encoding DeoR/GlpR family DNA-binding transcription regulator: MNAPVAMHASEREARILSLVAERGFVSFRELERQLDGSPATIRRDLERLAGEGKIERLRGGVKTVEANALAPGFQLAGVPFHENIARHRTEKAAIGHAAAALCEPSEGVMIDGGSTTLQMCPHLAGLNLSVLTNSLHIVAALLNQAGTRVLVPGGAVFPDQSIILSVFGEDAMPRFHAPKLFMGAASIGAAGLMQADPVLVAAERRLIDRAERIVVLADASKFAGASGSVVCGLEEISVLVTDARLRADDRKRLEDKGVEVIVA; encoded by the coding sequence GTGAACGCGCCGGTCGCCATGCACGCCAGCGAACGCGAGGCGCGCATCCTGAGCCTTGTCGCCGAGCGCGGCTTTGTCAGCTTCCGCGAACTTGAGCGCCAGCTCGACGGTTCGCCCGCGACGATCCGGCGCGACCTCGAACGGCTGGCGGGCGAGGGCAAGATCGAGCGGCTGCGCGGCGGGGTGAAGACCGTCGAGGCAAATGCGCTCGCGCCGGGGTTCCAGCTCGCGGGGGTACCGTTCCACGAGAATATCGCGCGGCATCGTACTGAAAAAGCGGCGATCGGCCATGCCGCCGCTGCGCTGTGCGAGCCAAGCGAAGGCGTGATGATCGACGGCGGCTCGACCACGCTGCAAATGTGCCCGCATCTCGCGGGCCTTAACCTGTCGGTGCTGACGAATTCGCTGCACATCGTGGCGGCGCTGCTCAACCAGGCGGGGACGCGCGTGCTCGTGCCCGGCGGCGCGGTGTTTCCCGACCAGTCGATCATCCTCTCGGTCTTCGGCGAGGACGCGATGCCGCGTTTCCATGCGCCCAAGCTGTTCATGGGGGCAGCGTCGATCGGCGCGGCGGGGCTGATGCAGGCCGATCCGGTGCTCGTTGCCGCCGAGCGCCGCCTGATCGATCGCGCGGAGCGCATCGTGGTGCTGGCCGACGCCAGCAAGTTCGCGGGCGCGTCGGGCAGCGTCGTCTGCGGACTGGAGGAGATTTCCGTACTGGTCACCGACGCGCGGCTGCGCGCCGACGACCGCAAGCGGCTCGAAGACAAGGGCGTCGAGGTCATCGTCGCCTGA
- the rhaI gene encoding L-rhamnose catabolism isomerase, which translates to MSAPLAAAQIAESNASLLAGLEDDYASLGRSLDRRGIDVDAVKARVAGFSVAVPSWGAGRGGTRFAKFPIAGEPTDIHEKLEDCAVVHQLCTATPRVSPHFPWDKVSDYAALREEAADYGLGFDAVNSNTFQDQPGQAHSYATGSLASTDAATRAQAVEHNIECIEIGQRLGARDLTVWVGDGTNFPGQQDLGRSLDRYLDSAAEVYAALPGGWRMLLEHKMYEPAFYSSVISDWGSSILAAQTLGPKAKCLVDLGHHAPNVNIEQIVARLHRFGKLGGFHFNDSKYGDDDLDSGSINPHQLFLVFNELLEAEANPREGFDPAYMIDQSHNVTDPIESMMSSADAIATAYAKACLVDRAALRAAQEANDAMLAFQTLRAAYKTDVAPILARVRVEAGGAVDMIAAYRASGYRARKAQERKPVGLGAGIV; encoded by the coding sequence ATGAGCGCGCCGCTCGCCGCCGCGCAGATCGCCGAGAGCAACGCGTCGCTGCTGGCGGGGCTGGAGGACGATTACGCCAGCCTCGGGCGCAGCCTCGACCGGCGGGGGATCGATGTTGATGCCGTCAAGGCACGCGTCGCCGGTTTTTCGGTCGCCGTCCCGAGCTGGGGCGCGGGGCGCGGCGGCACGCGTTTTGCGAAATTCCCGATTGCAGGCGAGCCGACCGACATCCACGAAAAGCTCGAGGACTGCGCGGTCGTCCATCAGCTGTGCACGGCGACACCGCGCGTGTCGCCGCATTTTCCGTGGGACAAGGTCAGCGACTATGCAGCGCTGCGTGAGGAAGCCGCCGACTACGGACTCGGCTTCGACGCGGTCAATTCGAACACCTTCCAGGACCAGCCGGGGCAGGCGCACAGCTATGCGACCGGGTCGCTCGCTTCGACCGACGCCGCAACGCGCGCGCAGGCGGTCGAACATAATATCGAATGCATCGAGATCGGGCAGCGACTGGGCGCGCGCGACCTGACCGTCTGGGTCGGCGACGGCACCAACTTCCCCGGCCAGCAGGATCTGGGACGCAGCCTCGACCGCTATCTCGACAGCGCGGCGGAGGTCTATGCGGCGCTGCCCGGCGGCTGGCGGATGCTGCTCGAACACAAGATGTATGAGCCCGCCTTCTATTCCTCGGTGATCAGCGACTGGGGCAGCTCGATCCTCGCCGCGCAGACATTGGGACCGAAGGCGAAATGCCTTGTCGATCTCGGCCACCACGCGCCGAACGTGAACATCGAACAGATCGTCGCGCGGCTGCACAGGTTCGGCAAGCTCGGCGGGTTCCATTTCAACGACAGCAAATACGGCGACGACGACCTCGACAGCGGCAGCATCAACCCGCACCAGCTGTTCCTCGTCTTCAACGAACTGCTCGAGGCCGAAGCGAATCCGCGCGAGGGTTTCGATCCGGCATATATGATCGACCAGTCGCACAATGTGACCGACCCGATCGAAAGCATGATGTCGTCGGCCGATGCGATCGCGACGGCCTATGCCAAGGCCTGCCTGGTCGATCGCGCGGCGCTCCGTGCGGCGCAGGAGGCGAACGACGCGATGCTCGCCTTCCAGACGCTCCGTGCCGCCTACAAGACCGACGTCGCGCCGATCCTGGCGCGGGTCCGCGTCGAGGCGGGCGGGGCGGTCGACATGATCGCCGCTTATCGTGCGAGCGGCTATCGCGCGCGCAAGGCGCAGGAGCGCAAGCCCGTCGGCCTTGGCGCGGGGATCGTGTGA
- a CDS encoding bifunctional rhamnulose-1-phosphate aldolase/short-chain dehydrogenase, with amino-acid sequence MATVTTRPTRTATPFAVPANRWDDGVAASKSPEALLLYRSNLLGGDLTVTNFGGGNTSAKLAGIDPLTGAAVDVLWVKGSGGDIGSMALDGFATLYQDKLRALEAHYAGPQDDDKMVGFLPHCTFNLNSRAASIDTPLHSLLPFAHIDHVHPDALIALAASAGGEAATREIWGGAVGWLPWKRPGFTLAVQLRDHVAANPGLRGVMLAGHGIICWGDSAKACYDNTVGLIADAARYLNGKLADGPAFGGEAVAPREDRAAVAADLMPRLRGLMGGARRKVGHFADDAETLEFVGSHDFARLAALGTSCPDHFLRTKIAPLTLDPARLGDEAYLAAELDAYRAGYAAYYARCKRPDSPAIRDANPVVVLVPGVGRMTFAADKTTARLAGEFYLNAINVMRGAEALKALGGGYIGLDEQEAFDIEYWLLEEAKLQRMPAPKPLVGRIALVTGGAGGIGAATAARLMADGACVMLLDRDEGALDAVRDGFAERFGKDVVRSAVCDVTDEVQVAGAFEACARAFGGLDILVANAGIASSAPLEETTLALWQKNYDVLAQGYFLTARAAFPSMKRMADQGGASIVFIGSKNALAAAVGASAYASAKAAANHLARCLALEGAPHGIRVNVVNPDAVIRGSRIWDGDWRKERAGAHGIDAGEELEAHYRARSLLKRDVLPEDIAQAVYFLASDMSAKSTGNMINVDAGNAQAFVR; translated from the coding sequence ATGGCTACCGTCACAACCCGCCCGACCCGAACTGCCACCCCCTTCGCTGTCCCCGCCAATCGCTGGGACGACGGGGTCGCTGCATCGAAATCGCCCGAAGCGCTGCTGCTCTACCGCTCGAATCTGCTCGGCGGCGACCTGACGGTCACCAATTTCGGGGGCGGGAACACGTCGGCGAAGCTGGCGGGCATCGATCCGCTGACCGGCGCAGCAGTCGACGTGCTGTGGGTCAAAGGGTCGGGCGGCGACATCGGCTCGATGGCACTCGACGGGTTTGCGACGCTCTATCAGGACAAGCTGCGCGCGCTCGAAGCGCATTATGCGGGGCCGCAGGACGACGACAAGATGGTCGGCTTCCTGCCGCATTGCACGTTCAACCTGAACAGCCGCGCGGCGAGCATCGATACGCCGCTGCACAGTTTGCTGCCGTTCGCCCATATCGATCACGTCCATCCCGATGCGCTCATCGCCCTGGCGGCGTCGGCGGGAGGCGAGGCGGCGACACGCGAAATCTGGGGCGGTGCGGTCGGCTGGTTGCCGTGGAAGCGACCGGGCTTCACGCTCGCGGTCCAGCTGCGCGACCATGTCGCGGCGAACCCGGGCCTGCGCGGCGTCATGCTCGCCGGGCACGGGATCATTTGCTGGGGCGACAGCGCGAAGGCCTGTTACGACAACACCGTCGGCTTGATCGCCGATGCGGCGCGCTATCTGAACGGCAAGCTCGCCGACGGCCCCGCATTCGGCGGTGAGGCAGTTGCGCCACGGGAAGATCGGGCGGCCGTCGCGGCGGACCTGATGCCCCGACTGCGCGGCCTGATGGGCGGCGCTCGGCGCAAGGTCGGACATTTCGCCGACGATGCCGAGACGCTGGAGTTCGTGGGCTCGCATGACTTCGCGCGGCTGGCGGCGCTGGGCACGAGCTGCCCCGACCATTTCCTTCGTACCAAGATCGCGCCGCTGACGCTCGACCCGGCGCGCCTCGGCGATGAAGCCTATCTGGCGGCCGAGCTCGATGCCTATCGCGCGGGCTATGCCGCCTATTACGCGCGCTGCAAGCGGCCCGACAGTCCCGCGATCCGCGACGCGAATCCCGTCGTCGTCCTCGTCCCGGGGGTCGGGCGCATGACGTTCGCCGCCGACAAGACGACCGCGCGGCTCGCCGGCGAATTCTATCTCAACGCCATCAATGTGATGCGCGGCGCGGAGGCGTTGAAGGCATTGGGTGGCGGCTATATCGGCCTCGACGAGCAGGAAGCGTTCGACATCGAATATTGGCTGCTCGAGGAAGCCAAGCTCCAGCGGATGCCTGCACCCAAGCCGCTCGTCGGGCGGATCGCGCTGGTGACCGGTGGCGCGGGCGGCATCGGCGCGGCAACGGCGGCGCGGCTGATGGCCGACGGTGCCTGTGTGATGCTGCTCGACCGCGACGAAGGTGCGCTCGACGCGGTCCGCGACGGCTTCGCCGAGCGCTTCGGCAAGGACGTCGTGCGTTCGGCCGTGTGCGACGTGACCGACGAGGTACAGGTTGCGGGCGCGTTCGAGGCATGCGCGCGGGCGTTCGGCGGACTCGACATCCTGGTGGCGAATGCCGGGATCGCGTCTTCGGCACCGCTGGAGGAAACGACGCTCGCGCTCTGGCAAAAGAACTATGACGTACTCGCACAGGGTTATTTCCTGACCGCGCGCGCCGCTTTCCCGTCGATGAAGCGTATGGCGGACCAAGGCGGGGCAAGCATCGTCTTTATCGGGTCGAAGAACGCCTTGGCCGCAGCAGTAGGGGCCAGCGCCTATGCAAGCGCCAAGGCGGCGGCGAACCATCTCGCGCGCTGTCTGGCGCTCGAAGGCGCGCCGCATGGCATCCGCGTCAACGTGGTCAATCCCGACGCGGTCATCCGGGGGAGCCGTATCTGGGACGGCGACTGGCGCAAGGAACGCGCGGGCGCGCACGGCATCGACGCGGGCGAAGAGCTCGAGGCGCATTACCGCGCGCGATCGCTGCTGAAACGCGATGTCCTTCCCGAAGACATCGCGCAGGCCGTCTATTTTCTCGCGAGCGACATGTCGGCGAAATCGACCGGCAACATGATCAACGTCGATGCGGGCAACGCGCAGGCGTTCGTGCGATGA